From Paraburkholderia fungorum, the proteins below share one genomic window:
- the glgB gene encoding 1,4-alpha-glucan branching protein GlgB, whose product MSEHDPAVGLQPVEIDALVEARHPDPFSQLGLHQTDIGPVVRALLPNAAHVTVISRADGATLGELEQLRPGLFAGRVTSAAPYRLRIDWHGVIQEVEDTYSFGPVLGDEPLGRLANGDPYAVLELLGSRPMEVDGVPGVRFAVWAPNARRVSVVGDFNAWDGRRHPMRLRHQAGVWELFVPRVGAGTRYKYELLSRDGHPLPLKADPCAMQTEKPPGTASVVAHVDEIEQFPWTDHDWIQSRAEKQTPRSPITIYEVHAESWIRVAEEGQRGLNWEELADRLIPYVKSMGFTHVEFMPIAEHPFGGSWGYQPLGQFAPSARFGKPEQFALFVDRAHEAGLGVILDWVPAHFPNDAHGLIDFDGTPLYEHADPREGYHQDWNTMIYNLGRNEVSAFLVASGLAWLKRYHVDGLRVDAVASMLYRDYSRAANEWVPNIYGGRENLESIAFLKRLNHEVGYVPGVPGAITIAEESTAWPGVTASVEDGGLGFQFKWNMGWMHDTLHYMEEDPVYRQYHHHQMTFGMVYAYSERFVLPLSHDEVVHGKGSLLGKMPGDTWQRFANLRAYFGFMWTHPGKKLLFMGGEFGQMAEFNHDTSPHWHLLDDPNHHGVQKLVRDLNHLYSSEPALHLLDSEPGGFDWLIGDDSGNSVYAYRRTDGAGREVVVVCNMTPVPRVGYRIGMPRGGRWAEVLNTDAGVYGGSNMGNGGLIHTDEISSHGRPHSASLVLPPLATIVLRAE is encoded by the coding sequence ATGAGTGAGCACGATCCGGCCGTTGGCCTTCAACCTGTCGAGATCGACGCGCTCGTCGAAGCGCGTCACCCCGATCCTTTTTCGCAACTCGGGCTGCATCAGACGGACATCGGTCCAGTGGTGCGGGCGCTGTTGCCGAATGCCGCGCACGTCACGGTGATTTCGCGTGCGGACGGTGCGACGCTCGGCGAACTGGAGCAACTGCGGCCGGGGCTGTTCGCGGGCCGCGTGACGTCGGCTGCGCCGTATCGTTTGCGGATCGACTGGCATGGCGTGATTCAGGAAGTCGAGGATACCTATTCATTCGGCCCCGTTCTCGGCGACGAACCGCTAGGCCGTCTTGCCAACGGCGATCCATACGCGGTGCTCGAACTGCTCGGCTCGCGTCCGATGGAAGTCGACGGTGTGCCGGGCGTGCGCTTTGCCGTGTGGGCGCCAAATGCGCGGCGCGTGTCGGTGGTTGGCGACTTCAACGCGTGGGACGGACGGCGTCATCCGATGCGGTTGCGTCATCAGGCGGGCGTGTGGGAATTGTTCGTGCCGCGCGTCGGTGCGGGCACGCGCTACAAGTACGAATTGCTGTCGCGCGATGGCCATCCGCTGCCGCTCAAGGCCGATCCGTGCGCGATGCAAACGGAGAAGCCGCCGGGCACGGCGTCGGTGGTTGCGCATGTCGACGAGATCGAGCAGTTTCCGTGGACCGATCACGACTGGATTCAGTCGCGCGCTGAAAAGCAGACCCCGCGCTCGCCGATCACGATCTACGAAGTCCACGCTGAATCGTGGATTCGTGTCGCCGAAGAAGGTCAGCGCGGTCTCAACTGGGAAGAACTCGCCGACCGGCTGATTCCGTACGTGAAAAGCATGGGCTTCACGCACGTCGAGTTCATGCCGATCGCGGAACATCCGTTTGGCGGATCGTGGGGTTATCAGCCGCTTGGGCAGTTCGCACCGTCCGCGCGGTTCGGCAAGCCGGAGCAGTTCGCGCTGTTCGTCGACCGCGCGCACGAAGCCGGACTCGGCGTGATTCTCGACTGGGTGCCCGCGCATTTTCCAAACGACGCACACGGCCTGATCGACTTCGACGGCACGCCGCTCTACGAGCACGCGGACCCGCGCGAGGGCTATCACCAGGACTGGAACACGATGATCTACAACCTCGGCCGCAACGAGGTGAGCGCGTTCCTGGTCGCGTCGGGGCTCGCGTGGTTGAAGCGCTATCACGTCGACGGCCTGCGCGTCGACGCAGTCGCGTCGATGCTGTATCGCGACTATTCGCGCGCCGCCAACGAGTGGGTGCCGAACATTTACGGCGGACGTGAAAACCTCGAATCGATTGCATTCCTGAAGCGGCTCAATCACGAAGTCGGCTATGTGCCAGGCGTGCCGGGCGCGATCACGATCGCCGAAGAATCGACGGCGTGGCCTGGCGTGACAGCGAGCGTCGAAGACGGCGGACTCGGCTTCCAGTTCAAGTGGAACATGGGCTGGATGCACGACACGCTGCACTACATGGAAGAGGATCCGGTGTATCGCCAGTACCATCATCACCAGATGACATTCGGGATGGTGTACGCGTACTCGGAGCGCTTCGTCCTGCCGCTTTCACACGATGAAGTGGTGCACGGCAAAGGCTCGCTGCTCGGCAAGATGCCCGGCGACACATGGCAGCGCTTTGCGAATCTCCGCGCGTACTTCGGCTTCATGTGGACGCATCCGGGCAAGAAGCTGCTGTTCATGGGCGGCGAATTCGGCCAGATGGCGGAATTCAACCACGACACGTCGCCGCATTGGCATCTGCTCGACGATCCGAATCATCATGGCGTGCAGAAACTCGTCCGCGACCTCAACCATCTGTACAGCAGCGAGCCCGCGTTGCACCTGCTCGACAGCGAACCGGGCGGCTTCGACTGGTTGATCGGCGACGACAGCGGCAACAGCGTCTACGCGTATCGACGCACCGACGGCGCAGGCCGGGAAGTAGTCGTCGTCTGCAATATGACGCCGGTGCCGCGCGTGGGCTACCGGATCGGCATGCCGCGCGGCGGACGCTGGGCCGAAGTGCTGAATACCGACGCAGGCGTGTACGGCGGGTCGAACATGGGCAACGGCGGCCTGATTCATACCGACGAAATATCGAGCCACGGCAGACCGCATTCCGCGTCACTCGTTTTGCCGCCGCTCGCCACGATCGTATTGCGCGCAGAATGA
- the treS gene encoding maltose alpha-D-glucosyltransferase: MKRDDPAQTTVQSPVGNAPGNTAKARPNRRGKPAALSDDPLWYKDAIIYQVHIKSFFDANNDGVGDFPGLIAKLDYIAELGVNAIWLLPFYPSPRRDDGYDIADYRNVHPDYGQLSDVKRFIQEAHARGIRVITELVINHTSDQHPWFQRARRAKPGSNHRNFYVWSDTDQKYEETRIIFIDSEPSNWSHDPVAGAYYWHRFYSHQPDLNFDNPAVLKEVLQVMRFWLDMGIDGLRLDAVPYLVEREGTNNENLPETHAILKKIRATIDAEYPNRMLLAEANQWPEDVKEYFGDEDECHMAFHFPLMPRIYMSIASEDRFPITDIMRQTPDLASTNQWAIFLRNHDELTLEMVTDSERDYLWNTYASDRRARLNLGIRRRLAPLMERDRRRIELINSLLLSMPGTPVIYYGDELGMGDNIHLGDRDGVRTPMQWSSDRNGGFSRADPEQLVLPPVMGSLYGFDAVNVEAQSRDPHSLLNWTRRMLATRRAKQTFGRGTIRFLKPENRKILAYLREMPGEPPILCVANLSRAPQAVELDLSEFNGSVPIEMTADSVFPAIGQLTYLLTFPPYGFLWFMLCPGGQRPTWAQAHSEPLPEFVTIVIREGQAGPTPENVRLLESEVLPSWLSRRRWFASKDQKMHAVRLAALTTIPNGGFAFTEIEVDVGDHTERYVVPIAITWGGETTTPLFMQLALARVRRGRNVGHLTDAFALPIFAHNVMRKLRERAVVPTVQKSEIKFLPTERFAELDNLGDRPEIRWLAAEQSNSSLIIADAAVLKLVRRLVSGIHPEAEISRYLTHLGYANTAPLYGEVVRVDPEGVPHTLCILQGFIDNQGDAWNWSLDTLRRSVDELAIAVDTEKNEAILLEGYSELAGIIGRRLGELHVALASPTDDPAFSPEPADAAQVQAWVDGTQSMLASALDLLAPRIEQMSDPETKALAQSLIDRREALVAAVDQLVSADSQALRIRIHGDFHLGQVLVAQGDAYLIDFEGEPARSLEERRQKSSPLRDVAGLMRSLSYASAAAQSTTEAAPQQTADRKRALFDRFRVHATEAFLQQYRAAVAESPTPLVAPEAEQALLDLFLIEKAAYEIRYEAANRPTWLGLPVRGLAALASRLLGDTGSTASQTPSTPAPGADTPPNPAEGDYE, encoded by the coding sequence ATGAAGCGTGACGATCCAGCCCAAACCACAGTGCAGTCGCCGGTGGGCAACGCTCCCGGCAATACGGCCAAAGCACGCCCGAACCGGCGCGGCAAACCCGCGGCACTGAGCGACGATCCGCTCTGGTACAAGGACGCGATCATTTATCAGGTGCACATCAAGTCGTTTTTCGATGCGAATAACGACGGCGTAGGCGACTTTCCCGGCCTGATCGCGAAGCTCGACTACATCGCCGAACTCGGTGTGAACGCGATCTGGCTGCTGCCGTTCTATCCGTCGCCACGGCGCGACGATGGTTACGACATCGCCGATTATCGCAACGTGCATCCCGACTACGGTCAGCTTTCCGACGTGAAGCGCTTCATTCAGGAAGCGCACGCGCGCGGCATTCGCGTGATCACCGAACTGGTGATCAACCACACGTCGGATCAGCACCCGTGGTTTCAGCGCGCACGCCGCGCGAAGCCGGGTTCGAATCATCGCAACTTCTATGTGTGGTCCGATACCGATCAGAAGTACGAGGAAACGCGGATCATCTTCATCGATTCGGAACCGTCGAACTGGTCGCACGATCCGGTAGCAGGCGCCTATTACTGGCACCGTTTTTACTCGCATCAGCCCGATCTGAACTTCGACAATCCGGCCGTGCTGAAGGAAGTGCTGCAGGTGATGCGCTTCTGGCTCGACATGGGAATCGACGGGCTACGGCTCGACGCGGTGCCGTATCTGGTCGAACGCGAAGGGACGAACAACGAGAACCTGCCGGAAACGCACGCGATCCTGAAGAAGATTCGCGCGACCATCGATGCCGAATATCCGAACCGGATGCTGCTCGCCGAAGCGAATCAGTGGCCGGAAGACGTGAAGGAATATTTCGGCGACGAAGACGAATGCCACATGGCATTCCACTTTCCGCTGATGCCGCGTATCTACATGTCGATTGCGAGCGAAGACCGCTTCCCGATCACCGACATCATGCGGCAAACGCCGGATCTCGCATCGACGAACCAGTGGGCGATTTTCCTGCGCAATCACGACGAACTCACGCTCGAAATGGTCACCGATTCCGAGCGCGACTACTTGTGGAACACCTACGCAAGCGACCGCCGCGCCCGCCTGAATCTCGGTATCCGCCGCCGTCTCGCCCCGCTGATGGAGCGCGACCGCCGCCGCATCGAGTTGATCAATTCGCTGCTGCTGTCGATGCCCGGCACGCCCGTGATCTACTACGGCGACGAACTCGGCATGGGCGACAACATCCACCTCGGCGACCGCGACGGCGTGCGTACGCCGATGCAATGGTCGTCGGATCGTAACGGCGGTTTTTCGCGCGCCGATCCCGAGCAACTGGTGCTGCCGCCGGTGATGGGCTCGCTCTACGGCTTCGATGCGGTCAATGTCGAAGCGCAAAGCCGCGATCCGCATTCGCTGCTGAACTGGACGCGCCGCATGCTTGCCACGCGTCGCGCGAAGCAGACGTTCGGGCGCGGCACGATCCGCTTCCTGAAGCCCGAAAACCGCAAGATTCTCGCGTATCTGCGGGAAATGCCGGGCGAGCCGCCGATTCTGTGCGTCGCGAATCTTTCGCGCGCGCCGCAGGCGGTCGAACTCGATCTGTCCGAATTCAACGGCTCCGTGCCGATTGAAATGACCGCCGATTCGGTGTTCCCCGCGATCGGCCAGCTCACCTATCTGCTGACGTTCCCGCCGTACGGCTTCCTGTGGTTCATGCTGTGCCCAGGCGGCCAGCGTCCGACGTGGGCGCAGGCGCATTCGGAACCGCTGCCGGAGTTCGTCACGATCGTGATTCGCGAAGGGCAAGCGGGTCCGACGCCGGAGAACGTGCGTCTGCTCGAATCGGAAGTGCTGCCGTCATGGCTCAGCCGGCGCCGCTGGTTTGCGTCGAAGGATCAGAAGATGCATGCGGTGCGGCTCGCCGCGCTGACAACGATCCCGAACGGCGGCTTTGCGTTCACCGAAATCGAAGTGGACGTGGGCGACCATACCGAGCGTTACGTGGTGCCGATTGCGATCACGTGGGGCGGTGAAACCACCACGCCGCTATTCATGCAACTGGCGCTCGCGCGCGTGCGGCGCGGCCGCAATGTCGGTCATCTGACCGACGCGTTTGCGTTGCCGATCTTCGCCCACAACGTGATGCGCAAGCTGCGCGAACGCGCGGTGGTGCCGACCGTGCAGAAGAGCGAAATCAAGTTCCTGCCGACCGAGCGTTTCGCCGAACTAGACAATCTCGGCGATCGTCCGGAAATCCGCTGGCTCGCTGCCGAACAGAGCAACAGTTCGCTGATCATCGCCGACGCTGCGGTGCTGAAGCTCGTGCGCCGGCTCGTGAGCGGCATCCACCCGGAAGCGGAAATCAGCCGCTATTTGACGCATCTCGGTTATGCGAACACCGCGCCGCTGTATGGCGAAGTGGTGCGCGTCGATCCCGAAGGCGTGCCGCATACGCTGTGCATTCTGCAAGGCTTTATCGACAACCAGGGCGATGCGTGGAACTGGTCGCTCGACACGCTGCGCCGCTCGGTCGACGAACTCGCGATTGCCGTCGATACCGAGAAAAACGAAGCGATTCTGCTCGAAGGCTATAGCGAACTGGCGGGCATTATCGGCAGACGGCTCGGCGAATTGCATGTCGCGCTCGCGTCGCCGACCGACGATCCCGCGTTCTCGCCCGAACCCGCCGACGCGGCCCAGGTGCAGGCATGGGTCGACGGTACGCAGTCGATGCTCGCGAGCGCGCTCGATCTGCTCGCGCCGCGTATCGAGCAGATGAGCGACCCGGAGACGAAGGCGCTCGCGCAGAGCCTGATCGATCGTCGCGAGGCGCTTGTCGCTGCGGTCGACCAACTCGTTTCCGCCGACTCGCAGGCGCTGCGCATCCGCATTCACGGCGACTTCCACCTCGGCCAGGTGCTGGTCGCACAGGGCGACGCGTATCTGATCGACTTCGAAGGCGAACCGGCGCGTTCGCTGGAAGAACGTCGGCAGAAGTCGAGCCCGCTGCGCGACGTGGCCGGGCTGATGCGCTCGCTGTCGTATGCGAGCGCGGCGGCGCAGTCCACCACCGAAGCGGCGCCGCAGCAAACCGCCGATCGCAAGCGCGCGTTGTTCGACCGCTTCCGTGTGCACGCAACCGAGGCGTTTTTGCAGCAGTACCGTGCCGCCGTCGCGGAGTCGCCGACGCCGCTGGTCGCACCCGAAGCGGAGCAGGCGCTGCTCGATCTGTTCCTGATCGAAAAGGCCGCGTACGAAATCCGCTACGAAGCGGCCAACCGTCCGACGTGGCTCGGCTTGCCGGTGCGTGGCCTGGCCGCGCTCGCGAGCCGTCTGCTCGGCGATACGGGCAGCACAGCGTCGCAAACCCCATCCACCCCGGCGCCTGGCGCCGACACACCGCCTAACCCGGCCGAGGGCGATTATGAGTGA